The Cyanobium sp. AMD-g genome contains the following window.
CCATGCGGCGATGGGTGTAAGCGTTGCCGCCGGGGGCGATCAGGGCGGGCTGTTGGTCGAACAGCTCGCGGGCCGCGTTGGTGACGATCTTGGAGGCGTTGGAGGTGATGCGGTTCACGGCATCCATGCGCTTGAAGCTGTCAGCGACGACGCCGGAAAGGGCATCAATCTGACCAGCGTTGAGGAATTCGCCGCGGGCATCAGCCTGAGCAACGACCTTGGTGAAGGCGTCGAACATTGAGTTAGCTCCTGTTCTCGACGTCGAACGTCGGGATTGGGTGGGTAAGGGGGTGAGTCTGGTACGTCAGCCCGGTGGTGGCCTGGCCGACGTCGACTGCGTCGTTGCTTTCGATGATCGCCTGGCCTCGGCCGGGCATCGCTCCGAAAGACCTACCTATTGTTGTGCCCCGCGTCCATGGGATGGGGGGACCTTAATAAATGGTCACTAGCCCCAGGATCCCTGCTGCTGCAACCATTCTGCCCCGCTGCCCCCATCCCCGGGTTCAGGCTGAACGGATGTCCTGGTGGATCGGTGTAAGGCCCCTTTGGCCGGTGCCTCGCCTGCCAGCAAAAAGGGCCCCCTTCTCGGGGACCCTCAGGCGACGGATCGCGGCTGGGACTGCGGCGGGGCCTGGGCTCAGCCGTCGTCCCTCGCCTTGCCTTTCCCCTTGCGGGGGGCCGGCTGATCCGGGCTGCCACCGCCGGTCACGGAGACGCTGACGATCCGACCACCCAGGGAGTGGACCAGACGCATGGTCTCGTTCATGCGGGTGAAGGGCACGTTCATGACCATGTCCGCGGTGCGGGAATAGTCGTTGTTGCTCACACCGGTGACGGTGAGGGCCACCTGCCGGGAGCTGCTGAGGCCGGTGCCTCGGGTACCTGCGGAAACCTTCATGGATTCGGTGGGGTAAGGGGACAAGGCTGGACGGGAAACCGGCTCAGTTGACCGGGGTGATGCTGGCGATGCGGCCGCCTTCCCGCAGAATCTGCTGCTGGGTCTGCAACAGCTTGTTGAAGGGGATGAAGCGCACCCGGTTGCTGCGCTTGTGCAGGCGGTAGTTGTTGAAGCCGGAGATCTCCACCCGGAAGGTGCGGCCCTCTTCGCCGGCCCCCACGCCCTGGCGGGTGAGGCCATCGGTGCTGACCTTGCGGAACACGCTGCCGCGGGCGTTGGGGCTCACCACCGGCATGGGGGCTTCCGCATGCACGGAGGGATTGAGGCGGGACTGGTTCTTGAGCAGGTCGCCCCGCACCGAGGCGCCCACGCCCCGGGTGAGCTGGAGCATGTAGGAGAACTGCAGGCCCTGCTGGCCTGAGGAATAGTCCCAGCCGTGCAGGTAGGGCACCACCTCTTCGCCGAAGCGGGTCTGGTACTCGGCGCTGTCGATGTAGGAATCGATCTCGGCGTCGTAGCCCTGCTCCTGCAGGATCGTGAAGTGGTGCAGCATCTCAGCCTTGTTCTGGGGGGCCCGGCCCAGGAGATGCTTGAAGTTCAGCTCGATGAAGCGGTAGGGATTGCAGTTCTCGAAGAACTTGGCCTTGTAGAGGCCACTCTTGGCCACCTGCCGGACGAACTCCCGCACGCTGAGGTAGCCGCGCTTGAACAGGGACTCCGGACCCGTGAGCCGCTCGCTGGACATCACGTACTGGTTACCGAGCACCTGCTTGTAGACGGCGCGGATCAGGGCAGCCTTGTCGTTTTCGGTGGCGTTCGTCCAGTTTTCCTTGTTGCGGTCACTGGAGAAACGCTCGATGCCCAGATAGGCAGCGTTGGCAAGTGTCATGAGCGTGGGGGGCCGGAGGGAGAAACGTTGGTTTAGGAGGTCGGAGGGCAGGGCGAGTGGCCACTGCGCGATCGGCAGACGCCTTCAAGGACGGCTGCAGCAAACGTCCCGATCATGGGCTGCAAGGCGGATCCTATGGGCCTGTCCGCTCGCCACGACAGGGTTTTCAGAATCGTTACAAACCCCCCGACCGGCGCTCCTCCGCCCGACCCCGTCAGCCCCTGGGGTTGTGCCCCCTGGCGGGCTGGCCCCACCCCGATACCATCCGGCCATCATCCCGGTGCCGTCATGACTGCTGTTGTGCCCCTGTCCGAGGACGCCTCCCTTCGGTTGGCCGACCAGCTGCAGGTCCTCTCCCAGGTTGCCGAGGCGCTCACCTACCGCCTGCTGGAGCTTGAGGAACGGCTGGAGGGCCAGGACGAGCGGATCGGCGAACGGTTGCAGCAGGCCGCCGGCCTGGAGGCGGCCCATGGTGTGGCCATGGATCAGCGGCTGGGTGACACCGAAGAGCGACTGGCCAGGATCGAAGCGGCGCTTCGGGGTCTGGACCGCAGCGGGGCGTCCCGCCATCTGCAGGCGGTGCAGCCGCCGGCGCTGCAGCAGGAGCTGCCGGGCTCCCTCAGCGAGGAAGCAAGCTTCGATCTGGGCTCCGAGGACACGGACCCCTTCCTCGACGAGGGGGAGCAACCCTTCATGGACGAACTGATCGCCGGCTGAAGCCCCAGGACGCCTCCCTGGTCTTCGCCGTCAGTTCTCCAGCCAGGCCGGGGGGATGTCGCCGCTGTAGTCGTGGGTGCGCTCGAAGTCGAACGGCCCGGCCAGCGATCCCCACAGCTGCTCATGGGTGGCCGGATCGTGGCCCCGATCGATGGTGCGCATGCCCCGGGGGTCGATCTCGAAGCTGCTGACCAGATAGGCGAGGCTGCCCTTGCGTTCCACGAGGCAACGGCAACCGGGTTCCACCTCGCCACTGAAGCCTTCGCCCACCTCCCGCACCAGATAGGTGCAGCCTTCCAGGGGCAGCAGGTCGGCGGCGCAGATGCTCTGGCGTCGCCCTTCGTCTTCGATGGCACCCCAGAACCGCTGCTCGTCGCTCAGGGCCTGGTTGTGGATGATCAGCTCGCCTCCGCGCTGTTCGGCCCGGAGCACCCGGATCCGGTAGGGCGTGCCGGGGGTGATGGCGTAGGTCTGCTCGAGGAGCAGCGAACCCGGCGCCAGCTGGGGCAGCGGCCGGAACTTGACCAGGATGTGGGCGTACAGGGGCGGGTTGTCGAAGGCCTGGGCCTGGTTACTGAAGCCAGCGCTCAGCTGCTGGATGAGGCGGGCAAGGGAGCTGCTCATGGGGCGCAACCTAGAGGTCGAGCAGGCGGATTCGGAAGGCGCCCACCTGGCGGGCCGTGGCCGGATCGCCCAGGGCGAAGGGGTGGTCGGCCACGCAGCCGAGGATGGCCTCAAGCTTCTCAGCGGCCGACAGTCCGTGGGACGGATCCTCGCGGCTGTGGGCCTGCCAGGCTTCGTCGAACGCCTGGGCAAAGCTGTCGGCGTTGTTAAAGAGCTGGCTGGAGGTCGAAGGCGGCTGGGGCATGGTGATGGGCTGCAGCGCAGTCCGCACGCAATGCCAGGACCCAGATTTGAACTGGGGACACGGCGATTTTCAGTCGCCTGCTCTACCAACTGAGCTATCCCGGCCCGTCGCCGAAGCGGCAATCGGATCTTAGATCACGGCCTGCGGCGGGATCGGCCCCCAGGGGTGCGGGCCAGGCAGAGCATCCCCACCACCGGCCAGCCGAGTGTTTCCAGGGCCAGGGCGGCGTTGCACCCGGTGGCTCCGCTGGTGAGGATGTCGTCGACGATCAGCACCGGCCGCCCCGTGGCTTCGCCGGGGCGGGGTCCGCGGCGGCAGTGGAAGGCCCCCTCCTGGTTGGCCAGGCGCATGGCTCGCTTCAGATGATGCTGGCCGAGCACCGGCCTCGACCGCTCCAGCAACGCGTCGTGGCGGTAGCCCAGCTGGTGCACGAGCTGGCGGCACACCAGGGCGGGCAGGGGGTTGCCGCGGCGTTTCCAGCTCGGCACCGGCACCAGCAGCGGCCGACGCCGCCACTGGGGCAGCCCCTCCGCCAGCACCCGCACCAGGGCGGCGATCCGGGCCTCCTCAGGCCGCTGCCGCAGCCCGAGCAGTAACCGTCGCAGCTCTCCGTCGTAGGACCCGGCCGCCCACCACAGCAGGGGCTCGTTGCCCCGCTGGCCACCGTCCGGCAGGGGGAGCTGGCGTCGGCAGCTGGGGCAGGGGGCTGCGGAGCCATGTTGAGGCGGCTGCAGACCGCGACACAGGGGGCAGGGGGTGGCGGCGATCCAGTCGAGCGGCAGCCGAACCAGGCGGGAGAGGAGGGTCAGGGGTGTGGCGCTGCTGCTTCAAGTCTTCCCGGGGAGCGACCGCAGCATGGCCACCAGGGTGCGGTGGGCGTCTTCGCTGTCGCTGAGAGCGTGGTCGAAGGGCACCTCCACGGCGGTGCCGTCGACCTCCAGGCGCATGGCGTGGGGCTCGACGGCCAGCATGCGGGCCTCCATGGCCTCGCTGCAGCCGCCGTAATGGCGCGCGTAGGCCAGAACGGCGGCGGCGTGGTCGTCATTCATGTGCTTGCAGATGCGGTCGCTCACCGCGGCGGTGAGGGGGTCGGCGGCCATGGGGTGGAAGCGGATGGGGGGATTCTGGGCTCAGGCGCCGGCGAACCGCTGCCAGAGCAGCAGGCCCAGACGCACACCGCTGAAGCCCACAAAGCCCGCCAGCACGATGAACAGCGCGATGGAGAGGATCGAGCTGAGGCGTTCGTTCATGGCCGTAGGGGTGGTGATTGGATCTCCATCCTGAGGCTGGCCCTGGCCAGCAGGGCCATGCCCAGGGCCGCCGTTCGTTTCGGTCGGTTCAGAACCGGGATCTCCAGGGCCCGCGAGCGCAGGGCCCGCCACTGGCTGTTGCGGGCGCCGCCACCGACGCTGATCACCCGCTGCAGGGCCGGCGCCCCCAGCTGCCGCAGCCGTTGCCAGCCCGTCGCCTCAATGGCGGTGAGGCCCTCGAGCAGGGCCTGCAGGTAGCGGGCATCGCTGACGGGCCTCGGCTCCAGGATCGGCTCCAGCTCCGGGTCGTCCACGGGAAAACGTTCACCTTTGCGGCTCAGGGGGAGCAGCTTGAGCCCCGTCGGGCGGTCCGGAGTGATCTGGCGGCTCAGCTCGGCGATCCGTGCGTCGTCGAAGAAGCGGCGCAGCACTCCGGCGCCGGCGTTGGAGGCCCCCCCCGCCAGCCAGCGGCCGGCCACCCGGTGGTTGCTGAGGCCGACGCCGGCCAGGGGCGCCGCCACGAACTGCTTCAGCACCAGGGTGGTGCCCAGCACGGCGATGCCATCACCGGCCTGGGGGTCGGCGGCCAGCACGGCGGCATTGGCATCGGTGCTGCCCGCCACCACCTGGCAGTCCCCGGGCAGGCCCAGGCAAGCCGCCGCCGCAGGGGCGAGGGGGCCCAGCAGGCTGCCGCTGGAGCGGATCTGCGGCAGCGTCCCCACGCCCAGGCCTGACGCCACACCAGCGAGCCAGGTTCCCTGCTCCAGGTCCCAGCCCAGGCGCACGTTGTTGCCCTCCTCGCCCCAGCGCCAGTCGTCCAGCAACCAGCCCATCAGCCAGTCGGCCTGGTGGCGCAACAGCAGGCCCGGCCCCAGCCCCGCTTCCCTGGCCATGGCCAGCAGGCGCAGGGCCCTGGCCAGGCTGCCACTGGCGCTGGTGGCCGGATGGCTGGGGGCGCCGCCGGAGGCCTGGCCCAGTAGCGCCGCGATGGCCCCGGACTGTTCCGTGCAGGCCAGGTGGTACGGCAGGGCCTGCTCCAGGGGCGGCGGCAGCAGGCGGCCATCGGCCCCGCAGGCCAGCAGGGTGCCCGAGGTGCCATCGATGGCGATGGCACGCGCCCGGCGGCGGATCGCTTCGGGAACGGTGGCCAGCAACTCGATCAGCCCCTGCCGCCAGGCGCCAGGTTCTTCCAGGCGACCGGGGTAGGGTGACTGCCGGCTCAGGAGCGGATCGTCGGGCTGGCCGCCGGCGGCACCGGCTTCCGCCAGAACGGCCAGGCGCAGGCCGCTGCTGCCGAGGTCAACCCCCAGAAACAGCGCTGACACGGCTCGCCGTCGCCTGCTTCAGGGTGGCGGCGATAGCGGTCACGTCCTCCCAGGGAAGGTCGAGGTCCTTGCGGCCGAAGTGTCCGTAGGCCGCCACGTCCTGGTAGAAGCGTCCCCCCCGCTGCTGGGGCAGTTCCCGCAGGCCGAAGGCCTCAATGATCGCGCCGGGCCGCAGGTCGAAATGCTCCTGCACCAGGGCGGTGAGGTCGGCGTTGTCGAGGGCGCCGGTGCCGAAGCTTTCCACCAGGATGCTCACGGGCCGGGCCACGCCAATGGCATAGCTGAGCTGCACCTCGGCCTTGTGGGCCAGACCTGCCGCCACAAGCGCCTTGGCCACATAGCGGGCCGCGTAGGCGGCGGAGCGGTCGACCTTGGTGGGGTCTTTGCCGGAGAAGGCACCACCGCCGTGGCGGGCATAGCCGCCGTAGGTGTCAACGATGATCTTGCGGCCCGTCAGGCCGGCGTCGCCCTGGGGGCCGCCCACCACGAACTTGCCGGTGGGGTTGACGTAGAAGCGGGTGCCTTCCTTGGTGGGCTTCAGGGGCAGATCGGCGGTGGCGGGGAGCACCACTTGCGTCCACAGGTCGTCCTTGATGCGCTGCTGCACAGCCTTCTCATCGCTGAGGCCCTCCACTTCAGCGGTGTGCTGGGTGGAGATGAGGATCGTGTCGATCGCCACAGGGCGATTGTTCTCGTACTCCACGCTCACCTGGGTCTTGCCGTCGGGGAGCAGGTAGCCGAGGCTGCCGTCGTGGCGCACCTGGGCGAGCCGCAGGGCCAGCCGGTGGGCCAGGCTGATCGGCAGGGGCATCAGCTCCGGGGTTTCGTCGCAGGCGTAGCCGAACATGATGCCCTGGTCGCCGGCGCCCACCTTGTCGAGGGGGTCGCCGTCGTGGTCGTCCGCCTCATCCACGCCCTGGGCGATGTCCGGCGACTGTTGATCAAGGGCGATCAGCACGGCGCAGCTCCTGGCATCGAAGCCACCGGCGCGGGCGCCGCTGTAGCCGATCTGTTCGATCACGCCCCGCACCAGGGTGTTGAAGTCGACCCGCGCGCTGGTGGTGACTTCCCCCGTGATCAGGCAGAGGCCGGTGTTGACCACCGTCTCGCAGGCCACCCGGCTGGCGGGGTCCTGGGCCAGCAGGGCGTCGAGCACGGCATCGCTGACCTGGTCACAGATCTTGTCGGGGTGGCCTTCCGTCACCGATTCCGAGGTGAAGACGAAACGGCTCATGGGGGAATGCGATCAGTCGATGGGTGAGCTTATTCCCAAAGGATGGCTGGCCCCGGCAGCGATGGACGGAGCCGCCAGCGTCGAGACGCTTTGGGGCACCACGGTGAGTTCCCGCCAGTGATCCAGCTGCAGGAAGGACGCATCCAGCTCCACCGGCCGCCGCCATCCGGCCCGGTAGCCCAGCACCACCGGCACCCCGGCGGCCCGGGCCATGCGCAGGTCGCTGTTGGCGTCGCCGATCAGGGCACAGCTCTCCACGGCCACGCCCAGTTCGGCGCACAGGCCATGGACGGCGGCGGGGTCAGGCTTGCGGGGTTGATGTTCGGCGCTCCAGATGGCCTGCACGTAGGCGGCCAGATCGTGGGCGGCCAGGAAAGCCTCGATGCCTTCCACGTGGTCGTTGCTGATCACGGCGCAGCGCACCCCCGCCCGCAGCAGGGTCTCCAGCAGCGGGCGCAGACCGGCGGTGGGGGCCGGCCGCTGCTCGCTTCCCTGGCCGTGCAGGGCGTCGGTACGAGCGAACACGGCTTCGGCCATGGCCAGGGCTTCGGGCCAGCCCAGTCCCACCTGCACAAGGGCGGTGGCGGTGGCCACCAGGTTCTGGTCACGGCTGGCCACCGCCATGGTGCCGGCAGGATGGACGCCTTCAGGGGCAAGGCCGTAGGCGCGGTGCAGCAGGTCGCCCAGGTCGCGGTGACGCTCCGGGTCGCCGGCGGCTAGATCGGCCAGGGCCAGACAGTGAAAGACCCTGGCCTGGGCCAGGGCCACGAGCATGGGCTCGCTTTGGCTCATGGTGCCGTCCTTGTCGAACAGCACCGCCTCCAGTGGCCTGTCCCCGCAGGGAAGCGGGGTGCCCCGCAGGGAAAGGTGAACCATCGTCAGCGGATCCGAGCCGTACTCATTCGAGGGAGACACCCATGGGCTCGTTGTCCTCGGCCTGCTCCAGCAGCATCTGCTTGTAGCGGGCGGCCATTTCCTCGGCCTTGTCGAACACCTTCTGGGGATCGCTCAGCATGTCGCCGGGTTCCGGCTCGAGGGCCTTGGTGGACAGCGAGATCCGGCCCCGCTCGGCGTCGAGATCGATGATCATCACCTTCATCTGATCGTTGACATTGAGCACCGTGTGGGGCGTCTCGATGTGCTCGTGGCTGATCTCGGAGATGTGCAGCAGGCCGCTGACACCACCGATGTCGATGAAGGCGCCATAGGGTTTGATGCCCCGGACGGTACCCAGAACCACTTCGCCCACTTCGAGGCGATTCATCTTGCGCTCCACCAGGGCGCGGCGATGGCTGAGCACCAGGCGGTTGCGCTCTTCGTCCACCTCCAGGAACTTGAGGGGGAGGAAGTCGGCCACGAGTTCCTCCTTGGCCTTGCGGGTGCTGATGTGGCTGCCGGGGATGAAGCCCCGCAGGCCCTCCACCCGCACCAGCGCACCGCCGCGGTTGGTGGCGAACACTTCGCTGTAGATGGTGGCGTCTTCCTTCTGCAGCTGGCGCACC
Protein-coding sequences here:
- a CDS encoding chromophore lyase CpcT/CpeT; this encodes MSSSLARLIQQLSAGFSNQAQAFDNPPLYAHILVKFRPLPQLAPGSLLLEQTYAITPGTPYRIRVLRAEQRGGELIIHNQALSDEQRFWGAIEDEGRRQSICAADLLPLEGCTYLVREVGEGFSGEVEPGCRCLVERKGSLAYLVSSFEIDPRGMRTIDRGHDPATHEQLWGSLAGPFDFERTHDYSGDIPPAWLEN
- a CDS encoding FGGY-family carbohydrate kinase is translated as MSALFLGVDLGSSGLRLAVLAEAGAAGGQPDDPLLSRQSPYPGRLEEPGAWRQGLIELLATVPEAIRRRARAIAIDGTSGTLLACGADGRLLPPPLEQALPYHLACTEQSGAIAALLGQASGGAPSHPATSASGSLARALRLLAMAREAGLGPGLLLRHQADWLMGWLLDDWRWGEEGNNVRLGWDLEQGTWLAGVASGLGVGTLPQIRSSGSLLGPLAPAAAACLGLPGDCQVVAGSTDANAAVLAADPQAGDGIAVLGTTLVLKQFVAAPLAGVGLSNHRVAGRWLAGGASNAGAGVLRRFFDDARIAELSRQITPDRPTGLKLLPLSRKGERFPVDDPELEPILEPRPVSDARYLQALLEGLTAIEATGWQRLRQLGAPALQRVISVGGGARNSQWRALRSRALEIPVLNRPKRTAALGMALLARASLRMEIQSPPLRP
- a CDS encoding ComF family protein, giving the protein MRVLAEGLPQWRRRPLLVPVPSWKRRGNPLPALVCRQLVHQLGYRHDALLERSRPVLGQHHLKRAMRLANQEGAFHCRRGPRPGEATGRPVLIVDDILTSGATGCNAALALETLGWPVVGMLCLARTPGGRSRRRP
- a CDS encoding 30S ribosomal protein S1 codes for the protein MTLTPSSEADTLEALTPISSEEAADIETTAELDLAIPEEVPSADDSSSRVSARDGDGVGFTLDEFAALLSKYDYNFKPGDVVNGTVFALESKGAMIDIGAKTAAFMPLQEVSINRVEHLSDVLEPGEVREFFILSEENEDGQLTLSVRRIEYQRAWERVRQLQKEDATIYSEVFATNRGGALVRVEGLRGFIPGSHISTRKAKEELVADFLPLKFLEVDEERNRLVLSHRRALVERKMNRLEVGEVVLGTVRGIKPYGAFIDIGGVSGLLHISEISHEHIETPHTVLNVNDQMKVMIIDLDAERGRISLSTKALEPEPGDMLSDPQKVFDKAEEMAARYKQMLLEQAEDNEPMGVSLE
- the metK gene encoding methionine adenosyltransferase, with translation MSRFVFTSESVTEGHPDKICDQVSDAVLDALLAQDPASRVACETVVNTGLCLITGEVTTSARVDFNTLVRGVIEQIGYSGARAGGFDARSCAVLIALDQQSPDIAQGVDEADDHDGDPLDKVGAGDQGIMFGYACDETPELMPLPISLAHRLALRLAQVRHDGSLGYLLPDGKTQVSVEYENNRPVAIDTILISTQHTAEVEGLSDEKAVQQRIKDDLWTQVVLPATADLPLKPTKEGTRFYVNPTGKFVVGGPQGDAGLTGRKIIVDTYGGYARHGGGAFSGKDPTKVDRSAAYAARYVAKALVAAGLAHKAEVQLSYAIGVARPVSILVESFGTGALDNADLTALVQEHFDLRPGAIIEAFGLRELPQQRGGRFYQDVAAYGHFGRKDLDLPWEDVTAIAATLKQATASRVSAVSGG
- a CDS encoding HAD family hydrolase, yielding MVHLSLRGTPLPCGDRPLEAVLFDKDGTMSQSEPMLVALAQARVFHCLALADLAAGDPERHRDLGDLLHRAYGLAPEGVHPAGTMAVASRDQNLVATATALVQVGLGWPEALAMAEAVFARTDALHGQGSEQRPAPTAGLRPLLETLLRAGVRCAVISNDHVEGIEAFLAAHDLAAYVQAIWSAEHQPRKPDPAAVHGLCAELGVAVESCALIGDANSDLRMARAAGVPVVLGYRAGWRRPVELDASFLQLDHWRELTVVPQSVSTLAAPSIAAGASHPLGISSPID
- a CDS encoding phycobilisome linker polypeptide; translated protein: MKVSAGTRGTGLSSSRQVALTVTGVSNNDYSRTADMVMNVPFTRMNETMRLVHSLGGRIVSVSVTGGGSPDQPAPRKGKGKARDDG
- a CDS encoding DUF2470 domain-containing protein — encoded protein: MAADPLTAAVSDRICKHMNDDHAAAVLAYARHYGGCSEAMEARMLAVEPHAMRLEVDGTAVEVPFDHALSDSEDAHRTLVAMLRSLPGKT
- a CDS encoding phycobilisome rod-core linker polypeptide encodes the protein MTLANAAYLGIERFSSDRNKENWTNATENDKAALIRAVYKQVLGNQYVMSSERLTGPESLFKRGYLSVREFVRQVAKSGLYKAKFFENCNPYRFIELNFKHLLGRAPQNKAEMLHHFTILQEQGYDAEIDSYIDSAEYQTRFGEEVVPYLHGWDYSSGQQGLQFSYMLQLTRGVGASVRGDLLKNQSRLNPSVHAEAPMPVVSPNARGSVFRKVSTDGLTRQGVGAGEEGRTFRVEISGFNNYRLHKRSNRVRFIPFNKLLQTQQQILREGGRIASITPVN